One window of Mycoplasmopsis gallopavonis genomic DNA carries:
- a CDS encoding SGNH/GDSL hydrolase family protein, producing MALAWIGASAAFVSCAAPGSSRPLPKGDGDVILDRPTLKNDVETLPTDIIHSVDPGFESGAIVIDPSKINNSKNTQRNISPKLIRANQKINYVALGDSITAGFDGTLPQDYPGSLIEGKIEGASYPAFLARILNVNNRVSQFNNYAVSGSTILDWMRFLGIDYQTTEGRYHNILETSYSNPQTKKAEILANLKNANLITFTLGANDFFYLIFESLKNSNFFELIDNLTSNSPSYQKAAEYISEIYEKTLPEVKKRLAHFISNLKLLAPNANINLVSYPTPFLGLKEIFDRAFSGILGSNLKISIMDQIVSFLNSNLIEIASKYDVNYVDAYNPTYWNKEYRNLSSIFLDIHPNTRAYKKMAMDIYLKITNSKLALENYSYDSYDFTTSFINSDSASLSYQIETNVSPINVLGFNTTAFLNKETTFEQELNILRNSNNFSNRILQLVHVFKDISLDVIELLLTNSFYLKVDPEQKLHEILFTTRDGVLVAEDLINQITDSGILSDIINQIQTNLEDLAQRGKLNISTLFNAFKDAILQERYIYQIVNAFASSKFITENKSHLKEVLDEISSNVFKVYGDKLVKLITELAEPQAQKVLGVSKQQLTNLLNLLIFENPSTKTLNTDFINLTHLLINTFVDNSQNFENVENLKDLLSAFINDPNFSETRDQLNRSEFVAKFSLYVKNILRKLLKEQPVQDFVSTSLTNFLSKNNLLKNEKEQADFKNLLGNLLVTINNSNEADDLFEFVQEFIASFLEGFPITPNNELGNLAQDSLTQAANKQFKDPEQLLGIIKLLSKAITDNQSPEQVVQNKEIIKTLVTNFLQSEKLGITSLINALLPSPAKNAIEEYVGQENFNNLILIIAKNKNLTTIVNYLVQEFIDKLPEINGHEAEIQNLGDFVKFMLVRIDLAPIENPLRQILTSLLDDPNFQNVLKKILQVSFESLQLDPQLPKYSSLINDLATNLGKILRNLDILDPFFDRLFALLREIKNEANLDVQAQKLKEIPSILTDLIVEKVKPNPLDFIKKVLEFDIIDNNKQAWVDLLTKIYDKFAHGNFIYEIFISFVRPELEKYADYINPGEVEQILKNIMTSDEITQSFSQILEILINDRSWIDALANKSSFEEIANVFLKLTNFKEKVILPLKPLIIKSLKEEQYTKTLIQLLDYLAKEQGFDLNLDRNYDSLNLIVSTLVSYAQQNNLIEKVVTYLFNALENGSDVNEIKLQLQTTWPTLLSEIDILGIIKHVIQDLATLNDRNQNNLVEFAIELYQQFINHANFETWINQIPVQALNLSQVSNQTILDLIKTILKDPDFTSILRTTFKSILSNSILGNGNWETPLDFVVAILKDSHLISEIQEPLKNILNKNLLENDANDNFILELILSSIQNQAKLTPYLKNVSLDKQKELLNSSLVTVKFIVKEYGLIDLVLEALSDYANDSKSDTLNDLVAKILAKIQTKLESLDLSQESFKILQKFLATTNVDSELKETLKQIFSNAKEQVLANLTTESISKVINSLPASIQTELNKYLSVESLSNLLKIILNNQSFENILSNVITKIVDNLEAFKEPEVNSWTSFAQKVLKIVDLQTFKTDIHNLLDELLNLNDLQNVVSNLILELLQTHLEEFYLQNVEPSKKFARITSQNFKKLLKDLGFYDLLIDQSIDFLDKLKTSDNLADEIAKYPQFIANQLLELLKTDGQYDLGKIKTKLQIALNSPIFSQNKTYLINLFKYLFAKESSKQKLREFLTNLVNSNSLPANLNDYLDSNELINVINFVVDNEDLDQLIYSFVDIVFNHTDLIFNSFQGDIFDVESFIFQLLKKHKYLKTNLEAISGLAISILNNNFLDNSLAKTLNKILKDQGLITSDLPNSFASDLRTTVLNLLKSNSNNPFVVRILNKIANLLDQANITSFAQLKDSLVSDLSEFLNFQDFSLIKELLNSPIFQTNNLATLKEIAHKAFTKYLAPSELNLLLNKVDSQTWTNIASKVGLTATKLKELIQKEYAKEETQSVINNLIDLLLEKLTASSNNSFKQANSFNDLIKAFFAQNDLTELIRPRVIQIINDFIANPDTKTFFKTTLKNLLKAPEASKYFAGVSDSEIDSLSSNLVEIYFNIDSVLSLTNVAYDSLVAELAKNGISLNVPSIISSVFGALQKNLSQGQGIEQNVLALIRAIANAKLFQQNKDTLIKIIKNAYDSLDLNSQASSILDKLPANIKAEISNYIEPDKLDKLLKDILSSSQFKNVFIDTITSVISHMNEYEHVQSIGELVQITLKNLHFEELRDNLIALVNLILHNEQITDLLKSFLNQTLKTYHVEVTASDVQKLINDLAYEGANFLGSLDIFEKIIRRVFDEIQNASTSQEQLAQAIKNLPTIIKDMLTGEFSQNLVDIANRIFKLSAIQNNKSALQKVIVQLIKGLHQGAKDSNSSQIIKWLEPSIRSIQNPIFDTNVQQALIAALNEVFNNQSLYDVLNLAVGQVLNEPNLNFLSNLDNPFLILKHFTAKTSFIASLKTNFKKLLVSTFKQTNGSEVSDFTKFISSLIFKTLNVYGLDQGITQIPNKDKLISDVLFDWGNFIDQTNAYDKLFDALINTINNSSNLNEFSSKIGANILQSFDFANDFSLIKKFINLSTNVAKNSETWNKIARNLIANFLSKNQYLTKILGFANFGTKLASYEIAEQDFVQVITNLMQNRHVKNLISETVSHIILHFDDFKQANSYNDLLKILFSDQTFNANLVSLVTPLVDVLLANAQAQEMIGKVAYHGLLNSEYNELLSGMNKIESIRLFGDLIGIFKAFDSHLNLLNPILKASFDELGNHGKDFEVASLINVASTQFNLFFGDSQNLEANLLKLLKTLLTSEKVLNNQSALKKFIHNIISYFIKHYDFGQMIWDQIPQQTQEFILLNFVNNQNNNGLNVFKNIINEFIRVPESTNLISNLISFIISNPQVINRASRFTEILQAYLATANNELQFKRDLKTFLLGALKTNSFKVNAEYLIHKFLEFLGVQTDSEINLYINVLANNVYAGIDRLGVLDNLINSLISVVKKPNQNLQTMIETIKNNLFASLQLTDYETFKKFLRDPLLIGSSVQNGQTINHKSAVRKILHGIIGKFLTQKDKIKQIASDLKLAKLIFDQEDDVSVEIVNNTIVSFVNNEKLKRVLDLIIDDILDRTDQYLSKTTWYGALNVLLNKPSSNSLDSLKTNLKGWIMDIVNNNQNNDFYRGLARILITKMKASNWNLSILKDEALFESVIKGLVVTVVNSNQFDWVFEQIYTNLKNTNFEATNNPSAAFSQAIMDGVLSLIRVNKSKQISLDKLLNQKDLIEKILTKIGDANYVKFINRLFEASKYSYTSTNNGKSGHFNAANTTGIYEFIRTNLVEKNQPSAGGSSGGGGTSSSGSSEATGVKFDVNIFNVVSKAQNFFKVFFKPIYRELIKKVTTNQYSSEYQVKYKLTDEYKALFRLYTLLLWYIGDGVGYDSAQFWNIGIDIQAMVNKGAAAAFDESRDANKKAFDQKLRKWYKTMGAKSNGWYNDEFVQGNRSTTTTYDNYWADQLLAYIYYLEKPKDRHSSRTIVEVLLDALNKGYLKNPQ from the coding sequence ATGGCTTTAGCTTGAATCGGGGCATCAGCTGCCTTTGTTTCATGTGCAGCTCCTGGTTCTTCACGGCCACTTCCAAAAGGAGATGGAGATGTCATTTTAGATCGTCCAACTTTAAAAAATGATGTTGAAACATTACCAACTGACATCATCCACTCTGTTGATCCTGGTTTTGAAAGCGGAGCAATTGTAATTGATCCTAGCAAAATTAATAATTCCAAAAATACACAAAGAAATATTTCACCAAAATTAATTCGTGCTAATCAAAAAATTAATTATGTTGCACTTGGAGATTCGATTACAGCTGGTTTTGATGGGACATTACCACAAGATTATCCGGGTTCACTTATTGAAGGCAAAATTGAAGGAGCTTCATATCCGGCTTTTTTAGCACGCATTTTAAATGTTAATAATCGTGTTAGTCAATTTAATAACTATGCAGTTTCTGGTTCTACAATTTTAGATTGAATGCGTTTTTTAGGAATTGATTATCAAACCACAGAAGGTAGATATCATAATATTTTAGAAACAAGCTATTCAAACCCACAAACTAAAAAAGCTGAAATTTTAGCAAACTTAAAAAATGCTAACTTAATCACTTTTACATTAGGAGCTAATGACTTTTTTTACTTAATTTTTGAATCACTTAAAAATAGTAACTTTTTTGAGTTAATTGATAATTTAACTTCAAATTCACCGTCATACCAAAAAGCAGCAGAATACATTAGTGAAATTTATGAAAAAACATTACCAGAAGTTAAAAAACGTCTTGCTCATTTTATTAGTAATTTAAAATTACTAGCTCCAAATGCGAATATTAATTTAGTAAGCTATCCAACTCCTTTCTTAGGGCTTAAAGAAATTTTTGATCGTGCATTTAGTGGGATTTTAGGATCTAATTTAAAAATTAGCATTATGGATCAAATCGTTTCTTTCTTAAACAGTAATTTAATTGAGATTGCTTCAAAATATGATGTTAACTATGTTGATGCATACAATCCAACATATTGAAATAAAGAATATCGTAATTTAAGTAGCATTTTCTTAGATATTCACCCAAATACACGTGCTTACAAAAAAATGGCAATGGATATTTATCTTAAAATTACAAATTCAAAATTAGCTCTTGAAAACTATTCATATGATAGTTATGACTTTACAACAAGTTTTATTAATAGTGATAGTGCAAGTTTAAGTTATCAAATCGAAACTAATGTAAGTCCAATTAATGTTTTAGGATTCAATACAACAGCTTTTCTTAACAAAGAAACAACTTTCGAGCAAGAGCTTAATATTTTAAGAAATTCTAATAATTTCTCAAATCGTATTTTACAACTTGTTCATGTCTTTAAAGATATTTCGCTTGATGTTATTGAATTACTTTTAACAAACTCATTCTATTTAAAAGTTGATCCTGAACAAAAATTACATGAAATTCTTTTCACGACTCGTGATGGAGTTTTAGTTGCCGAAGATCTTATTAATCAAATTACTGATTCAGGTATTTTGAGTGATATTATTAATCAAATTCAAACTAATCTTGAAGATTTAGCACAAAGAGGTAAATTAAATATTTCGACTTTATTTAATGCCTTTAAAGATGCAATTCTACAAGAAAGATATATTTATCAAATTGTTAATGCTTTTGCTTCAAGTAAATTTATCACCGAAAACAAATCTCATTTAAAAGAAGTTTTAGACGAAATTTCAAGCAATGTCTTTAAAGTTTATGGAGATAAATTAGTTAAATTAATTACAGAATTAGCAGAACCACAAGCTCAAAAAGTTTTAGGAGTATCAAAACAACAATTAACTAATCTTTTAAATCTTTTAATTTTTGAAAACCCAAGTACAAAAACATTAAATACCGACTTTATTAATTTAACACATCTTTTAATTAATACTTTTGTTGATAATAGTCAAAATTTTGAAAATGTTGAAAATCTCAAAGATTTACTTAGTGCATTCATTAACGATCCGAATTTTAGCGAAACACGTGATCAATTAAATCGTTCAGAATTTGTTGCTAAATTTTCATTATATGTTAAAAACATTTTAAGAAAGCTTTTAAAAGAGCAACCAGTTCAAGATTTTGTATCAACTTCATTAACTAACTTTTTATCTAAAAATAATTTACTTAAAAACGAAAAAGAACAAGCTGATTTTAAAAACTTATTGGGAAATTTATTAGTTACTATCAATAATTCAAATGAAGCAGATGATTTATTTGAATTTGTTCAAGAATTTATTGCAAGTTTTCTTGAAGGATTCCCAATTACTCCTAATAATGAACTTGGAAATCTTGCCCAAGATAGCTTAACACAAGCTGCTAATAAACAATTTAAAGATCCAGAACAATTGTTAGGAATTATCAAACTTCTTTCAAAAGCAATTACAGATAATCAAAGTCCTGAGCAAGTTGTTCAAAATAAAGAAATAATTAAAACTTTAGTAACCAATTTCTTACAGTCAGAAAAATTAGGAATCACAAGTTTAATTAATGCATTATTACCAAGTCCTGCTAAAAATGCAATTGAAGAATATGTAGGACAAGAAAACTTTAATAACTTGATTTTAATTATTGCTAAAAACAAAAACTTAACCACTATTGTAAATTATCTTGTCCAAGAATTTATTGATAAATTACCTGAAATTAATGGTCATGAAGCAGAAATTCAAAATCTTGGTGACTTTGTTAAATTCATGTTAGTAAGAATTGATTTAGCACCAATTGAAAATCCGCTTCGTCAAATTTTAACTTCCCTTTTAGATGATCCGAATTTCCAAAATGTTTTAAAGAAAATTTTACAAGTGTCATTTGAAAGTTTACAACTTGATCCTCAATTACCTAAATATTCAAGCTTAATCAATGATTTAGCAACAAACTTAGGTAAGATTTTACGTAATCTTGACATTTTAGATCCGTTCTTTGATCGTTTATTTGCTCTGCTTAGAGAAATTAAAAATGAAGCTAACTTAGATGTTCAAGCTCAAAAACTCAAAGAAATACCATCAATTTTAACTGATCTTATTGTTGAAAAAGTTAAACCTAATCCACTTGACTTTATTAAAAAAGTTTTAGAGTTTGACATTATTGATAATAACAAACAAGCGTGAGTAGATCTTTTAACTAAGATTTACGATAAATTCGCTCACGGAAACTTTATCTACGAAATTTTCATTTCTTTTGTTCGTCCAGAATTAGAAAAATATGCAGACTACATCAATCCTGGTGAAGTTGAACAAATTCTTAAAAATATAATGACAAGTGATGAAATTACTCAGTCATTTTCACAAATTTTAGAAATTTTAATTAATGATCGTTCATGAATTGATGCGTTAGCAAACAAATCTTCATTTGAAGAAATTGCTAATGTTTTCTTGAAATTAACAAATTTTAAAGAAAAAGTTATTTTACCTTTAAAACCGCTAATTATTAAAAGTTTAAAAGAAGAACAATATACTAAAACATTAATTCAATTACTTGATTATTTAGCAAAAGAGCAAGGGTTTGATTTAAATTTAGACCGAAATTACGATTCTTTAAATCTTATTGTTTCAACTTTAGTTAGCTATGCACAGCAAAATAATTTAATTGAAAAAGTTGTTACTTATTTATTTAATGCCCTTGAAAATGGAAGTGATGTAAATGAAATTAAATTACAGTTACAAACAACTTGACCAACTTTACTTAGTGAAATTGATATTCTTGGAATTATTAAACATGTAATTCAAGATCTTGCTACTTTAAATGATCGCAATCAAAACAACTTAGTAGAGTTTGCAATTGAGCTTTATCAACAATTTATTAATCATGCTAATTTTGAAACTTGAATTAATCAAATTCCAGTTCAAGCTCTGAATTTAAGTCAAGTTTCAAATCAAACTATTTTAGATTTAATTAAAACCATTTTAAAAGATCCTGATTTTACTTCAATTTTAAGAACAACATTCAAATCAATTTTAAGTAATTCAATTTTAGGAAATGGGAATTGAGAAACTCCGCTCGATTTTGTTGTTGCAATTTTAAAAGATTCTCATTTAATTAGCGAAATTCAAGAACCACTAAAAAATATTTTGAACAAAAATTTACTTGAAAATGATGCTAATGATAATTTCATCTTAGAATTAATTTTAAGCTCAATTCAAAATCAAGCTAAATTAACACCTTATTTAAAAAATGTTAGTCTAGACAAACAAAAAGAATTATTAAATAGTTCACTTGTAACTGTCAAATTCATTGTTAAAGAATATGGTCTTATTGATTTAGTTTTAGAAGCACTTAGTGATTATGCAAATGATTCAAAAAGTGATACTCTTAATGATTTAGTAGCTAAAATTTTAGCTAAAATTCAAACCAAATTAGAATCATTAGATTTAAGTCAAGAAAGTTTCAAAATCTTGCAAAAGTTTTTAGCAACCACAAATGTTGATTCTGAACTTAAAGAAACTTTAAAACAAATCTTCTCTAATGCCAAAGAACAAGTTTTAGCTAATTTAACAACAGAGTCAATTTCAAAAGTTATTAACTCTTTACCTGCAAGTATTCAAACTGAATTAAATAAGTATTTAAGTGTTGAAAGTTTAAGTAATTTATTAAAAATTATTTTAAATAATCAAAGTTTTGAAAATATTTTAAGTAATGTAATTACTAAAATTGTTGATAATTTAGAAGCATTTAAAGAACCGGAAGTTAATTCTTGAACCAGTTTTGCACAAAAAGTTCTCAAAATCGTTGATTTACAAACTTTCAAAACTGATATTCATAATTTACTTGATGAACTTTTAAATTTAAATGATCTACAAAATGTTGTTTCAAATTTAATTTTAGAATTACTTCAAACACATTTAGAAGAGTTTTATCTTCAAAATGTTGAACCAAGCAAAAAGTTTGCACGAATTACTTCACAAAACTTTAAAAAACTTCTTAAAGACTTAGGGTTTTATGATCTTTTAATTGATCAATCAATTGATTTTCTTGACAAACTAAAAACCAGTGATAATTTAGCAGATGAAATTGCAAAATATCCTCAATTTATTGCAAATCAACTTTTAGAATTATTAAAAACAGATGGGCAATACGATTTAGGAAAAATTAAAACTAAATTGCAAATTGCTCTTAATTCTCCAATTTTTAGTCAAAATAAAACATATTTAATTAATTTATTTAAATATTTATTTGCAAAAGAAAGTTCTAAACAAAAACTAAGAGAATTTTTAACAAACTTGGTTAACTCTAATTCTTTACCTGCAAATCTGAATGACTATCTTGATTCTAATGAATTAATTAATGTCATTAATTTTGTTGTTGATAATGAAGATTTAGATCAACTTATTTATAGTTTTGTTGATATTGTGTTCAATCACACTGATTTAATTTTTAACAGTTTTCAAGGTGATATTTTTGATGTTGAAAGCTTTATTTTCCAATTACTTAAAAAACATAAATATTTAAAGACTAATTTAGAAGCAATTAGCGGTCTTGCAATTAGTATCTTAAATAATAATTTCTTAGATAATTCTCTTGCGAAAACTTTAAATAAAATTCTTAAAGATCAAGGTTTAATTACAAGTGATTTACCAAACTCATTTGCTAGTGATTTACGAACAACAGTTTTAAATCTTCTTAAATCAAATTCAAATAACCCATTTGTAGTTCGAATTTTAAATAAAATTGCAAATCTTTTAGATCAAGCAAATATTACAAGTTTTGCTCAGTTAAAAGATAGTTTAGTTAGCGATTTAAGTGAATTTCTCAATTTCCAAGATTTTAGTTTAATTAAGGAACTTTTAAATAGTCCAATTTTCCAAACAAATAATCTAGCAACTTTAAAAGAAATTGCTCACAAAGCTTTTACAAAATATTTAGCACCTAGTGAATTGAATTTACTTTTAAATAAAGTTGACTCACAAACATGAACAAACATTGCAAGTAAAGTTGGACTTACAGCAACAAAACTTAAAGAGTTGATTCAAAAAGAGTACGCTAAAGAAGAAACTCAAAGTGTAATTAATAATTTAATTGATCTTCTCTTAGAAAAATTAACCGCAAGTTCAAATAATAGCTTTAAGCAAGCAAATAGTTTTAACGATTTAATTAAAGCCTTTTTTGCTCAAAATGATTTAACAGAATTAATTCGTCCACGGGTAATTCAAATTATTAATGATTTTATTGCAAATCCAGATACTAAAACTTTCTTTAAAACCACGCTGAAAAATCTTTTAAAAGCACCAGAAGCAAGTAAATATTTTGCCGGAGTTAGTGATAGTGAAATTGATAGTTTAAGTTCTAATTTAGTTGAAATTTATTTCAATATTGATTCAGTTTTAAGCTTAACTAATGTCGCTTATGATTCATTGGTTGCCGAACTTGCTAAAAACGGAATTTCACTTAATGTTCCTTCAATTATTAGTAGTGTTTTTGGAGCGTTACAAAAAAATCTTAGCCAAGGTCAAGGAATTGAACAGAATGTCCTAGCCTTAATTCGAGCTATTGCAAACGCTAAGTTGTTCCAACAAAATAAAGATACTCTAATTAAGATTATTAAAAATGCTTATGATTCGTTAGATTTAAATTCACAAGCAAGCTCAATTTTAGATAAATTACCAGCTAATATCAAAGCTGAAATTAGTAATTATATTGAGCCTGATAAATTAGATAAATTACTTAAAGATATTCTAAGTTCATCACAATTTAAGAATGTTTTTATCGATACTATCACAAGCGTTATTTCACACATGAATGAATACGAACATGTTCAATCAATTGGTGAATTAGTCCAAATTACTTTAAAAAATTTACATTTTGAAGAATTACGTGATAACTTAATTGCTCTTGTTAATTTAATATTACACAACGAACAAATTACAGATTTACTTAAATCATTTTTAAACCAAACATTAAAAACTTATCATGTTGAGGTTACAGCTTCTGATGTTCAAAAATTAATTAATGACTTGGCCTATGAAGGTGCTAACTTCTTAGGTTCATTGGATATTTTTGAAAAAATAATTCGTCGTGTTTTTGATGAAATTCAAAATGCTTCAACTTCACAAGAACAGCTTGCACAAGCAATTAAGAATTTACCAACTATCATTAAAGATATGCTTACAGGTGAATTTAGTCAAAATTTAGTAGACATTGCTAACCGAATTTTTAAATTAAGTGCAATTCAAAATAATAAATCTGCTTTACAAAAAGTTATAGTTCAATTAATTAAAGGTTTACATCAAGGAGCAAAAGATAGTAATTCAAGCCAAATTATTAAATGATTAGAACCATCTATTAGAAGTATTCAAAATCCTATTTTTGATACAAATGTTCAACAAGCATTAATTGCAGCTCTTAATGAAGTCTTTAATAATCAATCACTTTATGATGTTTTAAACCTAGCAGTTGGACAAGTTTTAAATGAACCAAACTTAAACTTTTTAAGCAATCTAGATAATCCGTTTTTAATTCTTAAACACTTTACTGCTAAAACAAGTTTTATTGCAAGTTTAAAAACAAATTTTAAAAAACTCTTAGTATCTACCTTTAAGCAAACTAATGGTAGTGAAGTGAGTGATTTTACTAAATTTATCAGTAGTTTAATTTTCAAAACATTAAATGTTTATGGATTAGATCAAGGTATTACCCAAATTCCTAATAAAGATAAATTAATTAGTGATGTGCTCTTTGATTGAGGAAACTTTATTGATCAAACAAATGCTTACGATAAATTATTTGATGCTTTAATTAATACTATTAATAATAGTTCTAATTTAAATGAATTTAGTTCAAAAATCGGAGCTAATATCTTGCAAAGTTTTGATTTTGCAAACGATTTTAGTTTAATTAAAAAATTCATCAATCTTTCAACTAATGTTGCTAAAAATAGTGAAACTTGAAATAAAATTGCTCGTAATTTAATTGCTAACTTTTTAAGCAAAAATCAATACTTAACTAAGATTCTCGGTTTTGCTAACTTTGGAACAAAATTAGCAAGCTATGAAATTGCAGAACAAGATTTTGTACAAGTTATTACAAACTTGATGCAAAATCGTCATGTTAAGAATTTAATTAGTGAAACAGTTAGTCACATCATCTTACATTTTGATGATTTTAAACAAGCTAATTCATACAATGATTTATTAAAAATTCTTTTCTCAGATCAAACATTTAATGCAAATTTAGTGAGCTTAGTTACACCTTTAGTTGATGTACTTTTAGCAAATGCACAAGCTCAAGAAATGATTGGAAAAGTTGCTTATCATGGTTTATTAAATTCAGAATATAATGAACTTTTAAGCGGAATGAATAAGATTGAGTCAATTCGACTTTTTGGCGACTTAATTGGTATTTTTAAAGCTTTTGATTCACATCTTAATTTATTAAACCCAATTTTAAAAGCTAGTTTTGATGAACTTGGAAATCATGGTAAAGATTTTGAAGTTGCAAGTTTAATTAATGTTGCAAGCACACAATTTAATCTTTTCTTTGGTGATAGTCAAAACTTAGAAGCTAATTTACTTAAATTACTCAAAACATTACTAACTTCTGAGAAAGTTTTAAATAATCAAAGTGCTCTCAAGAAATTTATTCACAACATCATTTCTTACTTTATTAAGCATTATGATTTTGGCCAAATGATTTGAGATCAAATCCCTCAACAAACACAAGAATTTATTCTTTTAAATTTTGTTAATAATCAAAACAATAATGGATTAAATGTTTTCAAAAACATTATTAATGAATTTATTAGAGTACCGGAAAGTACCAATTTAATTTCTAATTTAATTAGTTTTATCATTTCAAATCCGCAAGTTATTAATCGAGCAAGTCGTTTTACTGAGATTTTACAAGCTTATCTTGCAACAGCGAATAATGAATTGCAGTTTAAACGTGATTTAAAAACCTTCCTTTTAGGAGCATTAAAAACAAATAGTTTTAAAGTTAATGCTGAATATTTAATTCATAAGTTTTTAGAATTTTTAGGTGTTCAAACTGATTCAGAAATTAATTTATATATTAATGTTCTTGCTAATAATGTCTATGCAGGAATTGATCGCTTAGGAGTTTTAGATAATTTAATTAATTCTTTAATTTCAGTTGTTAAGAAACCAAACCAAAACTTACAAACAATGATTGAAACTATTAAAAACAATCTCTTTGCAAGTTTACAGTTAACTGATTATGAAACTTTCAAAAAATTCCTAAGAGATCCACTTTTAATTGGTTCAAGTGTTCAAAACGGTCAAACAATTAATCATAAAAGTGCGGTTCGTAAAATTTTACATGGAATTATTGGAAAATTCTTAACTCAAAAAGATAAGATTAAGCAAATTGCAAGCGATCTTAAATTAGCTAAATTAATTTTCGATCAAGAAGATGATGTTAGTGTTGAGATTGTTAATAATACAATTGTTAGTTTTGTTAATAACGAAAAATTAAAACGTGTTCTTGATTTAATTATTGACGACATTCTCGATCGTACAGATCAATATTTAAGTAAGACTACTTGATATGGTGCATTAAATGTTCTTTTAAATAAACCATCATCAAATTCATTAGATTCACTAAAAACTAACCTCAAAGGTTGAATCATGGACATTGTGAATAATAACCAAAACAATGACTTTTATCGTGGTTTAGCAAGAATCTTAATCACAAAAATGAAAGCTTCTAATTGAAATTTAAGTATCCTGAAAGATGAAGCGTTATTTGAAAGTGTGATTAAAGGTCTTGTTGTAACAGTTGTGAATTCAAATCAATTTGATTGAGTTTTTGAACAAATTTATACTAATTTAAAAAATACTAATTTTGAAGCAACAAATAACCCAAGTGCAGCATTTTCACAAGCAATTATGGATGGAGTTCTTTCGTTAATTCGTGTTAATAAATCAAAACAAATTTCACTTGATAAGCTTCTTAATCAAAAAGATTTAATTGAAAAAATTCTGACAAAAATTGGTGATGCTAATTATGTTAAATTTATTAATCGTCTTTTCGAAGCTTCAAAATATAGTTATACATCAACCAATAATGGTAAAAGCGGACATTTTAATGCCGCAAATACAACTGGTATTTATGAATTCATTCGTACAAATTTAGTTGAGAAAAATCAACCTTCTGCTGGTGGAAGCTCAGGTGGCGGAGGAACAAGCTCAAGTGGTTCTAGTGAAGCTACCGGGGTGAAATTTGATGTTAATATTTTTAATGTTGTTTCGAAAGCACAAAATTTCTTTAAAGTATTCTTTAAACCAATTTATCGTGAATTAATTAAAAAAGTTACAACCAATCAATATTCAAGCGAATATCAAGTTAAATATAAATTAACTGATGAATATAAAGCTTTATTTAGATTATATACATTATTACTTTGATATATTGGTGATGGAGTTGGTTATGATAGTGCTCAATTCTGAAACATCGGAATTGACATCCAAGCAATGGTTAATAAAGGAGCGGCAGCTGCCTTTGATGAATCACGTGATGCAAACAAAAAAGCTTTTGATCAAAAGCTTCGAAAATGATACAAAACCATGGGAGCTAAATCTAATGGTTGATATAATGATGAATTTGTTCAAGGAAATAGATCTACTACAACTACTTACGATAATTACTGAGCAGATCAACTTCTTGCATATATTTATTATTTAGAAAAACCAAAAGATCGCCATTCTTCTCGGACAATTGTTGAAGTTTTACTTGACGCTTTAAACAAAGGTTACTTAAAGAACCCACAATAA